GATGTTAGAGACCTCAAGATAGATTATCTCAATGAGCGCCCCTCCTTCGTCCTCTTTTTAGCCAGCCGGGGGCAGGATATCTCCAAGGATCCCATTGAAATCTACGGAAGCGATCCCTATGTAGTGGGCGGGCATACCCAAAGCGGCTACTGGGTGGATATTAAAAGGATGACGACGATTCCCGGTCTGTTCGGGGCCGGCGAAACAGCAGGAGGCACCCCTAACAAGTTTGTGGGGGGGTGCGCCGCAGAAGGAAAGCTGGCGGCCCGGGGTGCGGTAGAATACCTGAGTACCCTTTCCCTGCCTGAATTGGATGGACAGCAGGTGGAACAGGAGAAAGAGCGGGTATTTGCACCTTTACTGCGAGGACCTGAGTTTGACGGGGTCTCCCCTCTGGAAATGGAAGAACGGATGCAACGACTGATGGATGAGTATGCCGGGGGCACCTCCCAGTTTTACCGGACCAATGAAGAAAGGCTGGATTTCGCCCTAAAGCATCTGAAAATGTTGCACGATCAGGTTGAATACCTCTATGCCAAAAACCTTCATGACCTGATGAATGCCCATGAGGTCATCGACCGTCTGGATGTGGCTGAAGTGCTGGTCCATCATCTGAAATTCCGCAAGGAAACCCGCTGGAAGGGTTGGCAGACCCGGTCGGATTATCCCGAGATGGACCCGAAATTCGACTGTTTCGTGGAGAGTCGCCGGAATCAGGAAACCGGTGAAATTGAAACGTTTACCAGGCCCTATGAACAAATTGTTCCGGGGGATCGTTATCAACCCTAAGACTAACCAAGTGTTCAAAGGAGGAAAAAATATGCCACCGAAAATTAATAAGGAAAAATGTGACGGCTGCAAGGCCGAGGAAGAGACCTTATGCGAACAAATCTGTCCGGGTGATCTGATGGCCCTGGGGGAAAACATGAAGGCCTATTGCCGCCAACCGCGCGATTGCTGGGACTGCATGTCCTGTACCAAGGTCTGCCCTGTGGGGGCCATTGAGACCCGGATTCCCTACCAGTTGGGATACCACAAGGCCCAACTGATCCCCATGATGGGCACCGACAATATTACCTGGACCTGTATCGATATCCATGGAAACGTAGAACGATTTCGCTATAAAAACAGGGTGGAACCGGAATAATGGATAAAGTCGTACCGAAAATCGGAATATTCATCCGGGATCAAGGCGGCCGACTGGCCCAGGCCATCGACCTGGCGGCATTGGTCCAAAAGATCGGCAAGGCCAAAAATGTGGGTCGTTGTGAGGTCATAGAGGATCTGTGGGCCCCGGCCTTCCTGGATTCTTTAAAAAATGGGCTGGGGGAAAAACAGGTGGATCGCATCCTGTGGGTGGGACGTTTCACCCCCTATCAAATGAAAAGCCTCAAAGACGAACTGGCTTCAGCCGGGCTGAATCCTTGCCTTCATGGCTGGTGCGACCTGGAAGAACAGGGGGTCTGTTTAATGGAAACAGATCCGAAAATCCGGGCCGCCAAGGCCTTGATCCTGGTCCAGATGGCCCTGGCCCGGGTCCGCCTGCTGGAATCGTTGGAACCTCTGGAACTTCCGGCTTCGGAAGCCATTCTGATTATCGGAGCCGGAGTGGCCGGTCTTCAGGCCGCTGAATCTCTGGCCGGGCTTGGCAAGCAGGTCATTCTGGTAGAAAAGGAAAGCGGGGTAGGCGGAAAGGTGGCCCTGCTTTCCCGTTTCTATCCCCGGATCTGCGACCCCCGCTGTGGATTGGAATTTATCCTTCAAAGGCTTGGCGACGCAGGTCGCCTGCAACTGATCACGCTGGCCGAGGTAGCCGCCATCGAGGGGGGCCCGGGAAATTTCATCGCCACCGTTCAAAAACAACCCCGTTTTGTTTTGGAGAAACGCTGCAACGGCTGCGGAAAATGTCAGACGGTTTGCCCGGTGGAGGTCCAAGAACCTTTTCCTTTGATGCCGGATGCGACACCCCACCTACCGGGTTTCGAAGCTTCCCGGCAAAAAACCCGGAAGGCCATTCACCCGGCTTCCCCCATGGCCTTTCCGGCCGCTTTCGTCATTGAACGGCAGCACTGTCCCCCGGAGTGCCGGGAATGCGAAAAGGCCTGTCCGGCCGGGGCTGTCGAATTGGATCAATCAGCGTCAGAGGAACAGCTCCGGGTGGGGGCCGTGCTCATTACCACCGGCTGGGACCCCTATCCCCTGTCCAACGTGGAAGAATATGGCTACGGCCGTCTAACCAACGTCATCAGCAACCTGGAAATGGAACAACTCCTTTCCCCGGACAACCGCCCCCCTACCCCTCTGGCAAAATTTCCTTTAAACAGTCTAAAAGAAGTGGGGTTCATCCAGTGTGCCGGAAGCCGGGACGAAAGACACTTAAATTATTGTTCTTCGGTTTGCTGCTCGGTTACCTTAAAGCAAATCTTTTATTTTAAAGAATTGGTCCCGGAGGCCAAGTGTTATGTCTTCTACCAACATATTCGTACCCCGGGCTTCGAAGAGGATCTTTATCGCAAGGTCCGGGAATCAGGAGATGTCACCTTTGTCCGTGACCGGCCGGCCCGGGTGGAAGCCGACCAAAATTCAGGGAAGTTGAATATAACCGTCCTGGACCCCCTGCTTGATAAAAAGATTGCAATCAACCTGGACCTGCTTGTTTTGGCCGGGGGGATGTGCCCTTCCAAAGGCTCGCAGAAAATGGCTCAGACCTTCAACCTTCCTCAAAATCAATATCACTTTTTTGAATCCCATCGACAATGCCATCCCGAGGAAAGCCAAAGGACCGGCATTTATACCGGAGGAAGCTGCCGGGAGCCGATGAATGTAGCCCAATCCATCGAATCCAGTCAGCGGTCGGCCCTGGAGGCCCTGAAATTTATGGGCGGTACGGTCCTGATCGAACCTTATTATCCGGTGGTCAATAAAACCAAGTGCGATCAGTGCAAACGCTGCATGGAAGAATGTCCCTTTGGAAGTTTCGTCTTTGATGAAAAAAATTTCCCTTCTCCGGATCTGGCCAAATGTCGGCAGTGCGGGAATTGCATGGGTATCTGCCCTCTGGCCGTCATATCCTTACGTAACAACACCATCAAACAGATGGCGGTCCAGATCGAGGCGATCAATGCTTCCTTTATGGGCAAGGGCGAGCCGGTCATTCTGGCCCTCTTGTGCGAAAATGATGCCTATAAGGCCGCCCAATCGGCCGTAAACCAGGGTTTGCCGGTCCCGCCCAATGTCATCTTCATTAAAGTGTCTTGCGCCGGTTCCATAAACAATGCCTTAATCGCCGACGCCCTTTCTTCGGGGATTGACGGGGTATTGATCGGCGGTTGTAAAGACGACCAGTGTCATTATGTCAAAGGGAACCAACTGGTCCAGAAACGCAGTGGGGATTTGAGCGATAAATTAAAAACCATGATGATCGAACCCGAACGGGTCCGTTTCGTGGGTCTCGAAATAAGAGATTCGCAACACTATGTGGATGTGCTTGATGCCTATATCCAGGACCTAAAAAAGATGGGGCCGAATCCGTTTAAGATTTAAAATAAGTTGCAAGATGCAAGTTTCAAGTTTCAAGGTTAAGTACGAAAAAAAATAGAGGCACGAGGCTATTGGCGAATAAAAGACCATAAACCCGTTTTACATTGCCCATCGCCCATTGCCTGACAAGTTTATGTTTTTTACAATCAGTTTATATACGGCTCTGACCATTTTTGCCATAGGTCTCCTTTATAAGGGATCGACCTGGTTTCGCTACGGTTTTGATCCGGCGCTTAAAGAATTCTCGCCCACAAGAAGGGTTTATGCGGCCATCCGGGGAATCTTTCTAACCCTTTTCAGCCCGAAGATCCTGACTCTTTTCAAGGTATTTGTTCTGGAGGTCGTCCTGCAGAAGAGAATCCTTAAGGAGAGTCGGCTGCGCTGGTGGATGCACCAGCTCATCTATGGCGGGTTTATCCTGCTGCTGCTCATGCACGCCCTGGATAAGGTCGTCACCGCTTCTTTCTTTAAGGAGTATTACCCCACCCTGAATCCGTTCCTGTTTTTGAGAAACCTGTTTGGGGGCATGATACTCTTTGGGGTGGGGCTGGCCGTCTACCGGCGCTTTCTAATAAAATCCCCACGTCTGCAAAACAGTCCCATGGATGTTTATGCCATCTTCATCCTGGTCTTCATCATTATATCGGGCTTTTTATTAGAGGGGATAAAAATAACCTCTTACACCCGTTACCAGGAAATGGTGAAGGAATATGCCGGTATTGACGACGAAAAGGCATTGAAGTCCCTGGAAATGGTCTGGGTCAAAGAGTACGGCATGGTTTCCCACAAACTTAAAGAGCCCTTTGAGGAAGAAGCCCTCATAAAGGGACGGGTGATTAATGAAAGTTGCCTGTCCTGTCATTCCCGGCCCCAGTGGGCCTTTCTGGGGTTTGGCGCGTCCAGGGTCATGACACCCATTGCGCCCGGTTTAGACCGGGCCGGTTTGCCTAACCTGCTCTGGCATCTTCACTTTCTGGCCTGTTTCGTGGGCCTGGCTTATCTGCCCTTCAGTAAAATGATTCATATCCTGACCGGCCCCTTAAGTTTGCTGGCCAATGCGGTCATGGATCAGCGGACATCGGATCCGGCTAATTGGGTTACCAAACAAATGATAGAACTGGATGCCTGTACCCATTGCGGCGCCTGCACCCAGCGCTGTGCCGTCGGTATTGTTTATGAAGCCATGCCCAACAGGAATATCCTTCCTTCCGAAAAGATGGCTTCCCTCAAATCCTTGACGGCCGGGGAAAATATCACACCGCAAGACACCCGAAGGATTCAGGAAGGTCTCTGCCTGTGTACCAATTGCCTGCGCTGCACAGGGGTATGTCCTGTTGGAATCAATCTCCATGAATTATGGGTCAGCGCCAGGGAGGCCCTGCTTCAAAAAGGGTATCCGGAACCGCTGATCCTGTCCCCTCTTTCCCTGTACCGGGGGCTCATGCGTCCCGGGCTGGAGTCGGGACAATACCAAAAACCCATTGCCTGGTCTCAAGAAGCCCTTTCAATAGAATTTAATAAAGGATCTCAAGGGGAAATGATCCTTAAACCCCACAGGGATTACACCCTTAAAACCAGGCTGCACCAGGCTGTCCAAAGCCAGACCTTCTCCTTTTGCTATAATTGTAAAACCTGTA
The nucleotide sequence above comes from Deltaproteobacteria bacterium. Encoded proteins:
- a CDS encoding 4Fe-4S dicluster domain-containing protein, which codes for MFFTISLYTALTIFAIGLLYKGSTWFRYGFDPALKEFSPTRRVYAAIRGIFLTLFSPKILTLFKVFVLEVVLQKRILKESRLRWWMHQLIYGGFILLLLMHALDKVVTASFFKEYYPTLNPFLFLRNLFGGMILFGVGLAVYRRFLIKSPRLQNSPMDVYAIFILVFIIISGFLLEGIKITSYTRYQEMVKEYAGIDDEKALKSLEMVWVKEYGMVSHKLKEPFEEEALIKGRVINESCLSCHSRPQWAFLGFGASRVMTPIAPGLDRAGLPNLLWHLHFLACFVGLAYLPFSKMIHILTGPLSLLANAVMDQRTSDPANWVTKQMIELDACTHCGACTQRCAVGIVYEAMPNRNILPSEKMASLKSLTAGENITPQDTRRIQEGLCLCTNCLRCTGVCPVGINLHELWVSAREALLQKGYPEPLILSPLSLYRGLMRPGLESGQYQKPIAWSQEALSIEFNKGSQGEMILKPHRDYTLKTRLHQAVQSQTFSFCYNCKTCTNACPVMDVYDKPQEALGLLPHQIMQGLSWGLTDLVMRSRMLWVCLGCYRCQEQCPQGVQITDVFYQLKNLAIKQVKSRLNAG
- a CDS encoding 4Fe-4S binding protein, which codes for MPPKINKEKCDGCKAEEETLCEQICPGDLMALGENMKAYCRQPRDCWDCMSCTKVCPVGAIETRIPYQLGYHKAQLIPMMGTDNITWTCIDIHGNVERFRYKNRVEPE
- a CDS encoding hydrogenase iron-sulfur subunit — its product is MDKVVPKIGIFIRDQGGRLAQAIDLAALVQKIGKAKNVGRCEVIEDLWAPAFLDSLKNGLGEKQVDRILWVGRFTPYQMKSLKDELASAGLNPCLHGWCDLEEQGVCLMETDPKIRAAKALILVQMALARVRLLESLEPLELPASEAILIIGAGVAGLQAAESLAGLGKQVILVEKESGVGGKVALLSRFYPRICDPRCGLEFILQRLGDAGRLQLITLAEVAAIEGGPGNFIATVQKQPRFVLEKRCNGCGKCQTVCPVEVQEPFPLMPDATPHLPGFEASRQKTRKAIHPASPMAFPAAFVIERQHCPPECRECEKACPAGAVELDQSASEEQLRVGAVLITTGWDPYPLSNVEEYGYGRLTNVISNLEMEQLLSPDNRPPTPLAKFPLNSLKEVGFIQCAGSRDERHLNYCSSVCCSVTLKQIFYFKELVPEAKCYVFYQHIRTPGFEEDLYRKVRESGDVTFVRDRPARVEADQNSGKLNITVLDPLLDKKIAINLDLLVLAGGMCPSKGSQKMAQTFNLPQNQYHFFESHRQCHPEESQRTGIYTGGSCREPMNVAQSIESSQRSALEALKFMGGTVLIEPYYPVVNKTKCDQCKRCMEECPFGSFVFDEKNFPSPDLAKCRQCGNCMGICPLAVISLRNNTIKQMAVQIEAINASFMGKGEPVILALLCENDAYKAAQSAVNQGLPVPPNVIFIKVSCAGSINNALIADALSSGIDGVLIGGCKDDQCHYVKGNQLVQKRSGDLSDKLKTMMIEPERVRFVGLEIRDSQHYVDVLDAYIQDLKKMGPNPFKI